From Hermetia illucens chromosome 6, iHerIll2.2.curated.20191125, whole genome shotgun sequence, one genomic window encodes:
- the LOC119658825 gene encoding alpha-mannosidase 2 has translation MTVKLFRRGSARCIGLLSAFITILLCLYYISLGQPALPPKIAHVLRQSNDLKNAPGDARNAQHDSSSSNFKETESAAVRQSAPGPVAGWETCSPLSVRNTNITTADEYANFDFQPEWMRTKEYWDKLFETRYEQQKKDPKRLPLKVIIVPHSHNDPGWLKTFMSYFQSDSRQILNLIVTKLQEYKDMTFIWSEISFLQLWWDQAHPTKQRALKHLIQSGRVEITTGGWVMTDEANVHLFPMLDQLIEGHQWVKTNLNVTPEVGWSIDPFGHGSTVPYLLSGSDFEGAIIQRIHYAWKQWFARHQSGDFLWTPYWQSVPPATGNKAHPYSLLTHNMPFDIYSIKHSCGPHPVICLNFDFRKIPGEYTEYSIKAQFITDENVAEKAKLLLEQYSRTASLFPHNVALIPIGDDFRYNKEREVDQQYLNYKKLIDHINANKETYKTEISFGTPKDYFREIKKRSSQFPTLKGDFFVYSDIFSEGRPAYWSGYFTTRPFYKILSGELEHNLRAAEILFTIAFNYARQSKNHNSLKVFEKNYEKMILARRNLGLFQHHDAITGTSKAAVMRDYGMRLFESIQDVVKMQESTIELLIQNENEGDYKHGFVLSELERDNYIKLPRKTPVTLEDKKDSFFVVYNPLGQEVVEVLTINSPVPGVQVFDDKGVEVPIQIVPIWNITDAYENQQVLFNERISVSPRQFEILFVYKLPPLSLVLFKVQQSENYKDKLSTIYCNECNGKNPSVFDIKAKQPGDIQLENSKMRLLFDEKTGFLKTITKKNVGKAIQCAIKFAAYKSAQFHSGAYLFKTDPEQHDAEKDVLEQYEDIRILISSGPIASDVTVLYNPFLAHTVRIFNTHTYLDDAIYIENDIDFEPPPKNRETELFMRFVTQIENGDTPEFYSDQNGFQYIKRVKVPAIGVEGNYFPITQAAFMQDSKLRLTLLTTHAQGAASLEPGQLEVMLDRRTLYDDYRGLGEGIVDSHLTRHKFWITLESILSTPAKNKYEVPSFLSNRLANSLRYPANIYFIENSEDSPPANLNSLVHLLKHPLPCDTHLVNFRTLTEEQLPLFPSRAALLILHRQGSDCNVGLGSVLCEESKGLSDNLFNRLQIERITETSLTGLRSKHVVHNFAKTSFEMMEIKTFNVTLRF, from the exons ACAAAGCAACGATTTGAAGAATGCACCCGGTGACGCTAGAAACGCTCAACATGATTCATCTTCAAGTAATTTTAAAGAAACTGAATCGGCTGCGGTCAGACAGAGTGCACCTGGTCCTGTTGCTGGCTGGGAAACATGTAGTCCGTTGAGCGTACGGAATACGAATATAACAACTGCAGATGAATAtgcaaattttgattttcag CCTGAATGGATGCGCACCAAAGAATATTGGGATAAACTCTTCGAAACACGTTATGAGCAGCAGAAGAAAGATCCAAAAAGACTCCCTCTCAAG GTTATCATCGTTCCACATTCTCACAACGATCCAGGATGGCTTAAGACATTCATGAGTTACTTTCAATCGGACTCTAGGCAAATTCTGAACCTGATAGTAACTAAGCTGCAAGAATACAAAGACATGACTTTCATATGGTCCGAGATAAGCTTCTTACAATTATGGTGGGATCAGGCCCACCCTACTAAGCAAAGA GCTCTGAAGCATCTGATACAGTCTGGACGTGTTGAAATTACAACTGGCGGTTGGGTGATGACTGACGAAGCGAATGTACACCTGTTCCCCATGTTAGATCAACTTATTGAAG GTCACCAATGGGTAAAAACAAACTTAAATGTGACCCCAGAAGTGGGGTGGTCTATAGATCCGTTTGGTCATGGAAGCACAGTACCGTACTTGTTATCGGGCAGCGATTTTGAAGGGGCGATAATACAACGAATTCATTATGCATGGAAGCAATGGTTCGCTCGTCATCAAAGCGGCGATTTCCTATGGACTCCATACTGGCAGTCAGTGCCGCCAGCAACAGGCAACAAAGCCCATCCATATAGTTTGTTAACGCATAACATGCCGttcgatatctattcaatcAAGCATTCGTGTGGTCCCCATCCTGTGATTTGTTTGAATTTTGATTTCCGTAAAATCCCCGGAGAATACACCGAATATTCAATAAAAGCACAGTTCATAACGGATGAGAATGTAGCAGAGAAGGCTAAATTACTATTAGAACAATACTCAAGAACTGCATCATTGTTTCCTCATAACGTTGCGTTAATCCCAATAGGCGACGATTTTCGATATAACAAAGAAAGAGAAGTCGACCAGCAATACTTGAACTACAAGAAATTAATAGACCACATAAATGCGAATAAAGAGACTTACAAGACGGAAATTTCCTTTGGAACCCCTAAAGACTACTTTCGCGAAATTAAAAAACGTTCTTCGCAATTTCCAACATTGAAAGGCGACTTTTTTGTCTATTCCGACATTTTCTCGGAAGGACGACCTGCTTACTGGTCTGGATATTTTACAACTCGCCCATTCTATAAGATCCTAAGTGGTGAACTGGAGCATAATCTTCGCGCAGcagaaattttatttacaattgcTTTCAACTATGCCCGACAATCTAAAAACCACAATTCTTTGAAAGTTTTCGAGAAGAATTACGAGAAAATGATTCTGGCACGGAGAAATCTTGGCTTGTTCCAACATCATGATGCCATAACAGGGACATCGAAAGCTGCTGTCATGCGTGACTATGGAATGCGATTATTTGAGAGCATCCAAGATGTGGTAAAAATGCAGGAGTCGACTATTGAATTACTAATACAGAATGAAAACGAGGGAGATTATAAGCACGGTTTTGTTCTAAGTGAATTGGAACGCGACAATTATATTAAACTGCCAAGAAAGACGCCAGTCACTTTAGAGGACAAGAAGGACTCTTTTTTCGTTGTGTATAATCCACTCGGCCAAGAAGTAGTTGAAGTGCTAACGATCAATTCACCTGTTCCTGGAGTTCAAGTGTTTGATGACAAAGGGGTGGAAGTCCCCATTCAAATCGTCCCTATATGGAACATAACCGACGCTTATGAAAATCAACAAGTGTTGTTCAATGAACGAATTTCTGTATCTCCGAGACAATTTGAAATATTGTTTGTATATAAGCTGCCTCCTCTGTCACTAGTACTCTTCAAGGTTCAGCAATCCGAAAATTATAAAGACAAACTATCCACCATCTACTGTAATGAGTGCAACGGAAAAAATCCGAGCGTATTTGATATCAAAGCGAAGCAGCCAGGAGACATCCAACTTGAAAACTCGAAAATGCGACTTCTGTTTGACGAAAAGACGGGTTTTTTGAAAACGATCACAAAGAAGAACGTTGGTAAGGCGATACAATGTGCTATTAAATTTGCAGCGTACAAAAGTGCCCAATTCCACTCCGGTGCGTACCTATTCAAAACAGACCCGGAGCAACATGATGCCGAAAAGGATGTCTTGGAACAATATGAAGACATTCGAATTTTGATCTCATCCGGACCAATAGCTAGTGACGTTACCGTGCTATATAATCCGTTTTTAGCTCACACCGTTCGGATTTTCAACACGCATACTTACTTAGATGACGCAATTTACATAGAAAATGATATAGACTTCGAGCCGCCACCGAAAAACCGTGAAACAGAGTTGTTTATGCGTTTTGTGACGCAAATTGAAAATGGCGACACTCCTGAATTCTACTCGGATCAGAATGGTTTCCAGTATATCAAAAGAGTTAAAGTACCAGCTATCGGCGTGGAAGGCAATTACTTTCCCATAACTCAAGCAGCGTTTATGCAAGATTCGAAGTTACGACTAACGCTATTGACAACGCACGCACAAGGTgcagctagcctggaacctggACAACTAGAAGTCATGCTTGATAGACGGACTCTATACGATGATTATCGAGGACTGGGAGAAGGAATAGTTGACAGTCATCTAACGCGTCATAAATTCTGGATCACATTGGAGTCCATCCTGTCCACTCCTGCGAAAAATAAGTATGAAGTTCCTAGCTTTTTATCGAACCGATTGGCGAACAGTCTCCGATATCCTGCCAATATCTACTTTATTGAGAATTCAGAAGATAGTCCCCCGGCAAATTTAAATTCACTTGTCCACCTGTTGAAACACCCACTACCTTGTGATACACATCTGGTAAATTTCCGAACACTTACTGAGGAACAACTGCCGCTGTTCCCTTCCCGAGCTGCACTCCTGATTTTGCATCGACAAGGTTCGGATTGCAATGTGGGCCTGGGGAGTGTATTGTGTGAGGAGTCGAAAGGATTGTCGGACAACCTCTTCAATAGATTGCAAATAGAACGCATCACCGAAACCTCTCTCACTGGTCTTAGATCAAAGCACGTTGTACATAATTTTGCGAAAACAAGCTTTGAGATGATGGAAATTAAAACATTTAATGTAACTCTAAGATTTTAA